The region TGCCGCGCCCAGCGCCAGCCCAATGCTGGTGGAGAAGGCCGCTAATGCATCCCCTTGCTGACTGAACAGCGCGCCGAAATGACGCAGCGTCAGGTTATTCACATGCAGGCCGCCGGAAAGGGTATTCAGTAATCCACTCAGCGTCATTGCGCCCAGCGGCAGTACCACGGCGAGTAAAACGGTGAGGATAAACGGCAGCAACATCAGCGGCAGCCAGCGCCCGCCCTCGGCCAGTTCCTGCACCACCGGTTTGCCGTTAACTGCCGTGACATCGCTGCTGCCGGTCAATTTACGTTGCAGGAACCAGGCGGTGAGCGCCACCAGACTCAGCATCAACGAGAGAGATGCCGCGCCCGGTAAGTCGATTGGCCAGTCCGCCAGTTTGATTTCAATACCGACCGTCATCAACGTCAGATGCGCCTGAGTGCCGAGCGCCGCAGGCACGCCGTACTCTTCGATCGCCAGCGTGAATGCCAGCAGCACGCCACCGGCTAACGCAGGAAGCGTCAGCGGCAATGTGATCTGGGCAAAAGCGCGCCAGGCTGATGCGCCGTGCACGCGAGCCACCCATGCGAGGCGCTGACCGCTCGCCATCAGCGAACGCGACACCGCAAAATAGACCACCGGGAAAATATTCAGCGTCATCACCAGCGTCATGCCGGTACTGCTGAACAGCAGGCTATCAAAGTTGATGCCGATGAGTTGCTCAAAATAGCCGTTGCGTTGCAGCGCCAGCGTCCATGACAGCGCCACGATATAGGGCGGCGTGAGGAAGGGGATCAGGAATAACAAATCCCACATTGCCGCACCCGGCAGGCGGAATAGGCCGCGCAGCGCGCCGAGCGGTAAGCCCAGCAGCAAACTGCACAGCGCCACGCCGCCGCCGATCTTCAGCGTGCCCAGCCACATCGGAACCAGTTGGGGATCTTCAAACAGCGCCGGTAACGCGCTGAAAGCCCCACTCCAGTTCCCCTCGCCAGGCTGTGAAAACAGTGCCTGTAGCACGATAAACAGCAGCGGCAGTGCCACCAGCAGCGTCAGCGCCAGTAGAATCAATCCATTCAGGGCACGCGACATCATTTACTGCCCGAACAGGGCGCCAAAGCGCTTCAGCACCGCCGAACGCTCGCTGCTGCCATCGCTATTAGCGGGCAGTAATTTGATCTCGGTGAACAGCGGACGCTGTGCTTTGATATCGGTACGTGCAGGCATCAACCAGGCCTTCGCGACCTGCTCCTGGCCTTCATCCGACAGCACATAATCGACGAACTTCTTCGCATCATCGGCATGTTGGCTGCTTTTCAGAATCATCATCGGACGCGGTGCTACCACGGTGCCGTTCTCCGGGAAGATCACTTTGACGCTTTCACCCTGCGCGATGTTGTTATAGGTGACGTAATCCACCGCACCAAACACCGCCGCTTTCGCCCCTTGCAGCACGGGTGTGACGGCCTGGGCATTCGGGCCGCTCATCACCATGCCATTGGCTTTTAACTGATCAAACAACTGCCAGGCTTTCTCGCCTTCGCTGTTTTGCAGGCCAATCAACAGATCGAGTGAAGCGCCGGACAGAGCGGGATCCGGCGTGGTGACTTTATCTTTAAACGCGGGCGCCGTCAGATCCTGCCAGGTTTTTGGCTCTGGCGTGCCGCTTTTGGTGTTCCACACAATGCCGAGTGCAGAAATACCCTGCGCGACATAGTTTGCCGTTTTGAACTGCTCTGGTACTTTCGCCGCATTGGCGCTTTCATACGGCAGCAGCCAGCCACGATGTTGCAGATCTTCGGCGGTATCCCATGAGGCAGAGATCAGCACATCGGCTTGCGGATTAGCCTGTTCAGCTTCCAGGCGCGCCATGACTTTGCCGGTCGTGGCCTGGAAGATATTCACTTTAATACCGGTTTGCTTTTCGAATCCGGTGGCAAGACTTTTTGATAGCGAACCCGGACCGGCGGTATAAACCGTCAGCGCCTGGGCATCGTTGATCATCATAGCGGAAGTCAAAATCATCGCGCTGATGGCTCCTGTTTTAACTGACTTGAGAGATGGCATTGCGGTCCCCTGAGAGGTGAGTAACGGAAACAATCTGGCCCTGTGCCAGGTGAATAATGCGGTCGGCGAGTGTGTTGGCTTCCTCGCGGTCATGCGTGACATAAACAGCGGTAATGCCCGCACTGCGCAGCAGATCGGCCATGGTATGCACCAGGGTTTCGCGCAGATCGCGGTCAAGATTGGAGAGCGGTTCGTCGAACAACAAAATCGCGGGTTTGGCAACCAAAGCACGGGCGAGGGCGACACGCTGCTGCTGCCCGCCAGAGAGCAACGCCGGTTTGCGATCGCCAAAATCAGCCAGGCCAACCTGCGCCAGCGCTGCATCGGCTTGTTCACGCGCCGTCGCTTTTTTCACACCGCGCATGCGCAACGGGAAAGCGACGTTTTGCGCCACCGTCATGTGCGGCCACAAGGCGTAATCCTGGAAAACCATGCCGAGGTTGCGCATTTCCGGCGCATCACAATGACGTGCAGAGGCAGCGCAGCGATCGCCAATCCATAGCTCACCCGCCGTGGGTTGCAGCAAACCCGCCAGCAGTTTTAGCAGCGTGCTTTTGCCACAGCCGCTCGGGCCGAGCAGCGCAAGGATTTCGCCTGCGGGAATCGTCAGGGAGAGATCGTGCAGAATCGTCAGATTGTTCACCGACCATCTGAGATTTTTCAGTTCGATAGGCACGGCATGCGTCACTGGCTACCTCCCGTGAAGGAGTAGCACTGCGGCACGCGCGCCTGACAGCAAATCAGGAGCAGCATCAGATTGTTTATCCTCTTTGGGATTTGTTGGGCGCGAGTGTAAGTGGGCGATATGACGAAATGATGACCATAAATTAGGGCGATCACCGGATGCAGTCGGCAGGAAAAGGCGTATAGTTAGCCTTCTATACAAATATTTAGTCACCCACGAGCGCAATCACTCATGCCTGACCAGCCTGCCGCAGCCCCTGAACACGGCCGACTTCGCCTGAATCTTCTGATCCTCTCCATTGTGAAGTTCAATTTCGCCAGCTATCTCACGATTGGCCTGCCGTTGGCGGTGCTGCCGGGCTTTGTCCATGACGGATTGGGCTACAGCGCCTTTTGGGCGGGATTGGTGATCAGCCTGCAGTACATCGCCACGCTGCTGAGCCGTCCACATGCCGGGCGCTATGCTGATATGTGGGGGCCGAAGAAGGTCGTGGTGCTGGGGCTGGTGGGTTGTCTGATTAGCGGCATCTGTATCCTGCTTTCAGCACTGACGGAAGGGCAGGGCGTCGTCAGCCTGATTTTGCTGTGTCTGGGGCGCGTAATATTGGGCGTGGGGCAAAGCTTCTCTGGCACCGGCACTTCACTGTGGGGCGTGGCGCGCGTTGGGTCGCTGCATATTGGTCGGGTGATTTCCTGGAACGGTATCGTCACCTACGGCGCGATGGCGATTGGTGCACCGCTGGGTGTGGTGATTTTCCGCAGCGGCGGTTTACTGCTGCTTTCCAGCATCATCATAGCCATCTGCGTGCTGGCGATTGCGCTGGCACTGCCGCGTGCGCCGGTGAAAGGCAGCAAAGCCAAACCGCTGCCGTTTCGTGATGTGCTGGGCAAAATCTACGGTTTTGGCCTGATCCTGGCGATGGGGTCAGCAGGGTTTGGCGTCATCGCCACCTTTATCACCCTGTTCTATCAGGATAAAGGCTGGGATGGTGCCGCCTTTGCCCTAACGATGTTCAGTGCCGCCTTTGTCGGCACGCGCCTGCTGTTCCCCAACGCTATCAATAAACTCGGTGGCCTGCGCGTCGCCAGCATCTGTTTTGCCGTCGAAGCGGTTGGACTGTTTCTGGTGGCGGGTTCATTCGATCCCTGGATGGCCAAAATGGGGGCGTTTCTAACCGGTGCAGGTTTCTCGCTGGTGTTCCCGGCTATTGGCGTGGTGGCGGTGAAGGTGGTACCGCAGCAGAATCAGGGCAGCGCGCTAGCGACCTACACGGCGTTTATGGATCTGTCATTGGGCATCACTGGCCCGATTGCGGGGTTTATCATGAGTTACGCCGGAGTCTCGCTGGTGTATCTGCTGACTGCGCTGCTGGTATGTCTGGCGCTGTTCTGCACGTTACGCATGATGAAGCGCATGCCCGCAGAGGCGAACGTAGAAATCAAAGAAAATGCCTGACTCTCAATTAATACGGCATCCTCAAATTATTCATGTCAATCACTCAGGCGCCCTCGAAACAGGATGTTAAATCGCTCAGGCATCTTTTAAATCGTTAATGTCAGAGCAAGGCGGCAAGTTTGTAAGTCCCCAGGAGCTTACGTCCGTCAGTAATTAG is a window of Pantoea rwandensis DNA encoding:
- a CDS encoding ABC transporter substrate-binding protein, producing MPSLKSVKTGAISAMILTSAMMINDAQALTVYTAGPGSLSKSLATGFEKQTGIKVNIFQATTGKVMARLEAEQANPQADVLISASWDTAEDLQHRGWLLPYESANAAKVPEQFKTANYVAQGISALGIVWNTKSGTPEPKTWQDLTAPAFKDKVTTPDPALSGASLDLLIGLQNSEGEKAWQLFDQLKANGMVMSGPNAQAVTPVLQGAKAAVFGAVDYVTYNNIAQGESVKVIFPENGTVVAPRPMMILKSSQHADDAKKFVDYVLSDEGQEQVAKAWLMPARTDIKAQRPLFTEIKLLPANSDGSSERSAVLKRFGALFGQ
- a CDS encoding ABC transporter ATP-binding protein, which codes for MTHAVPIELKNLRWSVNNLTILHDLSLTIPAGEILALLGPSGCGKSTLLKLLAGLLQPTAGELWIGDRCAASARHCDAPEMRNLGMVFQDYALWPHMTVAQNVAFPLRMRGVKKATAREQADAALAQVGLADFGDRKPALLSGGQQQRVALARALVAKPAILLFDEPLSNLDRDLRETLVHTMADLLRSAGITAVYVTHDREEANTLADRIIHLAQGQIVSVTHLSGDRNAISQVS
- a CDS encoding MFS transporter → MPDQPAAAPEHGRLRLNLLILSIVKFNFASYLTIGLPLAVLPGFVHDGLGYSAFWAGLVISLQYIATLLSRPHAGRYADMWGPKKVVVLGLVGCLISGICILLSALTEGQGVVSLILLCLGRVILGVGQSFSGTGTSLWGVARVGSLHIGRVISWNGIVTYGAMAIGAPLGVVIFRSGGLLLLSSIIIAICVLAIALALPRAPVKGSKAKPLPFRDVLGKIYGFGLILAMGSAGFGVIATFITLFYQDKGWDGAAFALTMFSAAFVGTRLLFPNAINKLGGLRVASICFAVEAVGLFLVAGSFDPWMAKMGAFLTGAGFSLVFPAIGVVAVKVVPQQNQGSALATYTAFMDLSLGITGPIAGFIMSYAGVSLVYLLTALLVCLALFCTLRMMKRMPAEANVEIKENA
- a CDS encoding ABC transporter permease translates to MMSRALNGLILLALTLLVALPLLFIVLQALFSQPGEGNWSGAFSALPALFEDPQLVPMWLGTLKIGGGVALCSLLLGLPLGALRGLFRLPGAAMWDLLFLIPFLTPPYIVALSWTLALQRNGYFEQLIGINFDSLLFSSTGMTLVMTLNIFPVVYFAVSRSLMASGQRLAWVARVHGASAWRAFAQITLPLTLPALAGGVLLAFTLAIEEYGVPAALGTQAHLTLMTVGIEIKLADWPIDLPGAASLSLMLSLVALTAWFLQRKLTGSSDVTAVNGKPVVQELAEGGRWLPLMLLPFILTVLLAVVLPLGAMTLSGLLNTLSGGLHVNNLTLRHFGALFSQQGDALAAFSTSIGLALGAALLTGLLGFLIAWRVSEGKTRLLAMMDGLALLPAAMPGVVVGVGLILLWNRGFWPVSPYNTMFILLLSYSCLLLPWPVRYVSSALRQLAPTLEPAARVHGASRLQALRLIVLPLVAPSLLAAMMMVFAVASRELVTSLLLAPAGTQTVAIFIWRQFEQGSVGQGMAMATVTLLASLTLMLGATMLMQRQGNK